A genomic window from Cyanobacteriota bacterium includes:
- a CDS encoding cation diffusion facilitator family transporter — MVTSSRQAKVSRVLIITLVLNLVVMILKFVVGFWTGSLSLVADALHSVTDSVNNVLGLVTNHLSSPEPDRDHPYGHQKFEAIGALGIAAFLGIACFEILQGVIERLSKPGELVRVSAPELLILLIVLGINILVAFYERRVGYRIQSQILIADAQHTMSDIWVTIAVLGGLVGIWIWQIQWLDILLAVPVMLMVAWSCWQVLRMNLPWLVDEIAIAPEIIHQSVMEVPGVINCHSIASRGLLGHQVFIEMHLVVAATDVETAHQITEAVERHLEAKYGPVRVITHVEPPDYKSSQISY, encoded by the coding sequence ATGGTAACGTCTAGTCGTCAGGCGAAAGTTTCCAGAGTGTTGATCATCACCTTGGTCTTGAACCTAGTAGTGATGATATTGAAGTTTGTGGTCGGCTTTTGGACTGGCTCCCTAAGCCTAGTTGCCGATGCTCTCCACAGTGTAACCGATAGTGTTAACAACGTGCTGGGGCTGGTCACTAACCACTTGTCGTCGCCAGAACCAGACCGCGACCACCCCTATGGGCATCAAAAATTTGAAGCGATCGGAGCCTTGGGGATTGCTGCCTTTTTGGGAATTGCCTGTTTTGAAATTCTGCAAGGAGTGATTGAGCGCCTATCAAAGCCAGGGGAACTGGTTCGAGTTTCTGCACCAGAATTATTGATTCTGTTGATTGTGCTGGGAATCAACATTCTGGTTGCGTTTTACGAACGTAGGGTAGGATACCGAATCCAAAGTCAAATTCTGATTGCTGATGCACAGCATACGATGAGCGATATTTGGGTTACGATCGCCGTCTTAGGTGGCCTAGTAGGCATCTGGATTTGGCAAATCCAATGGTTAGATATTCTCCTAGCTGTGCCTGTGATGTTGATGGTGGCTTGGAGTTGCTGGCAGGTTTTGCGGATGAACCTACCGTGGTTAGTGGATGAGATTGCGATCGCACCAGAGATTATCCATCAATCGGTAATGGAAGTGCCCGGAGTCATCAACTGTCACAGCATCGCCTCCAGAGGCTTACTGGGTCATCAAGTGTTTATTGAAATGCATCTAGTAGTAGCAGCAACGGACGTAGAAACAGCCCATCAGATCACCGAAGCAGTGGAAAGACACCTAGAGGCAAAATATGGCCCTGTACGAGTCATAACCCACGTAGAACCACCGGACTATAAATCCAGTCAAATCAGCTACTAA
- a CDS encoding ABC transporter permease — translation MKRYWQVLTLCWSAAISVEMEYRLNFFLASLSSLGSLAGSVFGLFLFYRTGYTFQGWSWPEALIVLGIFTLLQGFAGTFLSPNLSKIVSYVQQGTLDFVLLKPISSQFWLSTHTFSPWGIPDIPFGIAIIVYAGSQIQLDSSNYGLALLSLTFGLISLYSLWFMLGATSIWFVKIYNVTEVLRGLIEAGRYPIVAYPVVYRWFFTFVVPVAFLTSVPAETLLGRSQPLWIAGGGVLALGLLVASNLVWRFALRFYTSASS, via the coding sequence ATGAAGCGTTACTGGCAGGTATTGACATTGTGCTGGAGCGCAGCCATTTCCGTAGAGATGGAATATCGTCTCAATTTTTTTCTGGCTAGCCTCAGCAGCTTAGGCAGTCTGGCGGGTAGCGTGTTTGGGCTATTTCTTTTCTATCGAACTGGCTACACATTTCAAGGATGGTCTTGGCCGGAGGCACTGATTGTATTGGGCATCTTCACCCTATTGCAGGGATTTGCAGGCACGTTCCTATCTCCCAATCTGAGCAAAATTGTGAGCTACGTGCAGCAAGGCACCTTGGATTTTGTGTTGCTAAAGCCCATCAGCAGTCAGTTCTGGCTATCAACCCATACCTTTTCACCCTGGGGCATCCCGGACATTCCCTTTGGCATTGCTATCATCGTCTATGCAGGCAGTCAGATCCAACTTGACAGTAGCAACTATGGGCTGGCGCTGCTCTCGCTGACATTCGGGCTGATTAGTCTATACAGCCTGTGGTTCATGTTGGGAGCAACCAGTATCTGGTTTGTCAAAATTTATAACGTTACTGAGGTGCTGCGAGGCTTGATTGAGGCAGGTCGTTACCCCATAGTGGCCTACCCTGTGGTTTATCGGTGGTTCTTTACGTTTGTGGTACCAGTTGCATTTCTGACTTCAGTGCCAGCGGAAACCCTCCTGGGACGATCGCAACCACTGTGGATTGCCGGAGGTGGAGTGCTGGCTCTTGGGCTGCTGGTGGCCTCTAACCTAGTCTGGCGATTTGCACTGCGCTTTTACACCAGTGCCTCTAGCTAG